From one Pseudomonas sp. B21-048 genomic stretch:
- the cbiE gene encoding precorrin-6y C5,15-methyltransferase (decarboxylating) subunit CbiE, translated as MSPWLTVVGIGEDGFKGLGKNARRALLGASRIIGGQRQLDLLPVCIRGERQLWPSPFSLEPLLALRGEPVCVLASGDPMFFGVGASLARQVPAEQMLILPAPSSCSLAAARMGWPLQDVVTLSVVARPVTALNAHVFSGVRLLVLSNDGQSPAAIAALLRERGFGPSRLTVLEHLGGEAERRIEGVANDWSEPEIADLNLIAIECIAEPNTPRLSRLAGLPDSAFKHDGQLTKRDVRAITLARLAPVPGELLWDVGAGSGSIGIEWMRAHPSCRALAIEADEGRQLLIEHNRDALGVPGLQLIRGSAPQALDGLERPDAIFIGGGVTREGVLDTCWAQLKPGGRLIANAVTLQSEVTLMAWRERHGGELTRIHVAQAQPLGEFDTWRQALPITLLDVTKPLDA; from the coding sequence ATGTCACCCTGGCTGACAGTAGTAGGTATCGGTGAAGACGGCTTCAAGGGCCTGGGCAAGAACGCTCGACGGGCTCTGCTGGGCGCCTCGCGGATCATTGGCGGTCAGCGACAACTGGATTTGCTGCCGGTGTGCATTCGCGGCGAGCGCCAGCTCTGGCCCAGCCCGTTTTCCCTTGAACCATTGCTGGCACTGCGTGGCGAGCCGGTTTGTGTGCTCGCCAGCGGCGACCCGATGTTCTTTGGCGTGGGTGCCAGTCTCGCGCGACAAGTGCCCGCCGAGCAGATGCTGATTCTGCCGGCGCCCTCTTCTTGCTCCCTCGCGGCCGCGCGAATGGGCTGGCCGTTGCAGGACGTGGTGACGCTTTCAGTAGTCGCCCGCCCCGTCACCGCGCTCAACGCCCATGTGTTCAGTGGTGTGCGCTTGCTGGTGTTGAGCAACGACGGCCAGAGTCCGGCGGCCATCGCGGCGTTGCTGCGCGAGCGCGGTTTCGGGCCGAGTCGCCTCACCGTGCTGGAACATCTGGGCGGTGAAGCCGAACGACGCATCGAGGGTGTCGCCAACGACTGGAGCGAGCCGGAGATCGCCGACCTGAACCTGATCGCCATCGAATGCATCGCTGAACCGAACACGCCGCGCCTGTCACGCCTCGCCGGGTTGCCAGACTCTGCCTTCAAGCACGACGGCCAACTGACCAAGCGCGATGTGCGCGCCATCACCCTTGCACGCCTCGCCCCGGTTCCCGGCGAACTGCTGTGGGACGTCGGCGCCGGCAGCGGTTCGATCGGCATTGAATGGATGCGCGCTCACCCGAGCTGCCGGGCGCTGGCCATCGAAGCGGATGAAGGACGGCAGTTATTGATTGAACACAACCGCGATGCCTTGGGCGTCCCCGGTCTGCAATTGATTCGCGGCAGCGCGCCGCAAGCCTTGGATGGGCTAGAACGTCCGGACGCAATTTTCATCGGTGGCGGCGTCACCCGCGAAGGCGTGCTCGATACATGCTGGGCGCAACTCAAACCCGGCGGCAGACTGATCGCCAACGCCGTCACACTGCAAAGCGAAGTGACCCTGATGGCCTGGCGCGAACGGCATGGCGGTGAACTGACCCGAATTCATGTCGCTCAGGCGCAACCGCTGGGCGAGTTCGACACCTGGCGTCAGGCGCTGCCGATTACCTTGCTGGACGTGACGAAACCCCTCGATGCGTGA